One part of the Andrena cerasifolii isolate SP2316 chromosome 4, iyAndCera1_principal, whole genome shotgun sequence genome encodes these proteins:
- the Med9 gene encoding mediator complex subunit 9 — protein sequence MESVELSEEVPVRAQFTVDDLDIEILPLIYEIIRSVEKDPHDTSQKAKESQDTSHKILELQKKLDSARAQIKRLPGIEYSKEEQLQKLETLRKQLRLKRELLLKYRNMCTFEVPKV from the exons ATGGAGTCAGTAGAATTATCGGAGGAAGTGCCcgtacgcgcgcaatttacagTTGATGATTTGGACATTGAAATATTACCACTTATATACGAAATAATTCGGAG cgTTGAAAAAGATCCACATGATACTAGTCAGAAGGCCAAAGAATCTCAGGACACGAGCCATAAAATATTAGAGCTTCAAAAGAAATTAGATTCTGCTAGGGCTCAG ATCAAAAGATTACCAGGGATAGAGTACAGTAAGGAAGAGCAATTACAGAAGCTTGAAACCCTCCGCAAACAGCTTCGCCTTAAACGAGAGCTTTTATTGAAGTATCGTAATATGTGCACATTCGAAGTTCCGAAAGTATAA